In Ascaphus truei isolate aAscTru1 chromosome 2, aAscTru1.hap1, whole genome shotgun sequence, the genomic stretch ACCAATGAGTCAAGGGCTGATATTTGAACAAGTATACATGTTGCGGTTAcaaactgtttatttatttttttcctgcagGTTTTAATCTTGTTTAAATTGATTCTTCTTGAGAAAAGGGTAAGAGAAAAATCTGAGAAAATGTGAATTCTTTTGCCAATTGTGTTTGGTTGTTCAGCTtgaactttttttcttttctttttgtaataCCGATGAGTTTTTGCAAGCAGTATGAATGAGTTATATTAGCCCTATTAGCTTCTACTTATAATTCGCAAATCCCATTCAATACaacatcttttttttatttaaagcttTTCAATGGAGAAATGTCAGTTACTGCTAGCTAAGGTCTGTACAGTATCAATGAAAGAACTTTATGGTGCCTATGTATCCCATTATTTTGTGTATCCCTTGATAAAGGTAACTTCTGTTACCAAAACGTTGGCTTCTCCCATGCATCAGTAAACCTATCTCTATTTTGCTACTTTGTATGGTGCGTCTGACCGTCTTTCCTTTTGATTGATATTTACCTACTGGTAAGTCCAGGTTTGGCTGGTTGTTGGCACCTTTACTTGATGTGCTGTGTATGTTGTTTTGTTGCATGTCCGTTTGCCTACTTTTGCTTTCAATACGTTCTGAAGCAACAATCCACAgaaaactgccattgacttgctgTAGGACGTCTTCGGGACTAGGTTGGCTTCTGCAACTCTGTTGGGAATCTCTGTGAGCACTAACTTTGCTCCCCCAATTTTGGATCATGTTGCACAATCTAAATACTGTATTATAATTAAGGAGCACTCAGCAGCACATTATACTAAAGGCTTTTCTGTTGCAGCCATGCAAGGTTAATCTTCCTGTTTCCACAACTTCCTTAGGTCCTGTTTTACGTCTCCCCTGTTAACAGACTGGTGGGCGCATTGATGACTGTCTTGTCTCTGTACCCAGGTGAGATGTGGTTTATAATAATCCAATAAGACAAGTGGACAAAGTGAACTCCTCTTTGAAAACATTTATACATCTGATCGTTCTTTCTCACAGTTTTTGTCAAATTATCTGCAGCACATCACAGATTCAACAAGGGCTAACACTTCTGCTTGAATTGGCACGATGTGGTATGAAATAGTGGTTTGGGGAACTTTGAAATCCATATGTTGGGTATTTAATGTTCTATCTCCGAAAGGAGTAGGGATTTCTACTAGCTATGTTTCTCTACTATTCATTGTTGGTTAATCAGTCTGTTTTAACTTGTTCTAAGGTGCATTGTTCTTCCTTTAAAATAGGCATGCTTGAGCATGGTCTTATAGACAGCTCACAATATAGACCACGAAAGAGCACGTCAGAAGAGATGGAATTCCGGTCAGTTGCACCTTCAGAGGACTATATCTCTCCGTCTGCTACACAGATGTCAAGTGCAAAGGAGGAAGAGCGTGGGCACAGTGAGAGCTTTTTAGTGGAGATCAACAAGGCAGAAGAGCCTATTTTCCACCCGGAGGTGGATACTAATGGCAGTGTTGAACACTTGAGACCACCCTCTCACACATCTCCAGAGTCTTTCGAAAGTGACTGGGAGACTCTAGATCCCAGCATATTAGAGGAATGCATCACAAAAGAAGGGGACACAGGAAGTAtggaaacaggacaggctgaAATCCGTACTAAGGACTCTGTTACCTCAGGCAGTGTACCCATTACAGTCCAGCCTCAGTCTAACACAGGACAGACCATATTGATTCCAGGACTAATATCGGGATTGGAAGAAGACCAATATGGAATGCCTTTGGCCGTCTTCACCAAGGTCAGTCGTGTGAACTCTTACAGGAAAAAAACcttggtatttaaaaaaaaaaaaaattgtttcccCTTTTTCGTCTCTGAAGTAAGATTATCCAACATGCTGATTTATGGACCTCAAAACATCAtctaattatttatttgtttaacatagtcttttaaaaaaaaaaaaaaaaatgtgtgacaTGCCTCAGTGTAAAGGGGGGtaaaggctgcacaccacaatatataatcaaatacatacagtttaccggtgctgctggttcaaggaagtacctgcctgGAATttcaaagtacactgaggaaaaaggagagagatccagcgctacacggatttcaagataatgaatttattgtgccacacgacgtttcgaccaacaggtctttttcaagtgacaaggccttgtcacttgaaaaagacctgttggtcgaaacgtcgtgtggcacaataaattcattatcttgaaatccgtgtagcgctggatctctctcctttttcctcaGTGACATGCCTCAGTGGCAGGAAAGAGATTTCATGTAATTTGGCATATCCACAAGATTctgcaataaaataaatattcaccTAGTGCTGCCAAAGAATGCATGTGATAAATCACTGTTATTACCGATTTTACTagttgctattattattattattattattttaaagttgCTAAATTGgtgtaaatgtaaaaataatacatGTCCATAAATGGGTAACAAAATACAAAGACAACCAAATGTAACAAAAAGTAATAGATATAGAGAATACTGTGTGTACtgtcagtgccgtcttaacgcatgggcacgctgggcagttgcccgggggcaccacgagcataggggccccatgcaaagaccagaatttaacactaattttccgatcacccgcctcaacattcaaatctcccgctaactcggtagaaggataAAAATTaggacttgtagcggagagttggcatgtctgcattcgccaGAGAAATGTTTCCGTTTTTATtacttgcaatgttatggaagcaaaatagtgtaacgGATTCGCGGGACGCAATTAACGGCTTACATTTTTAAtcctgtgagtggttgtgtaggaAGCCCCGGGGCCTATAATtttgttaagacggccctgtgtACTGTGCATAAAAAGTGCAAAAaagcaatataaaaaaacaatagaaCGGTCAGCTCTCACAGAACATGGTGGATGTCCTCAGTCACATGTGTGGGCTCCCAGTGTGACGGCTCTTGGAACGCAGTGTTGTAGTCACATGTGAATAAGAGAAATGATTGCAGGATAGATTACAGCATCGTTGTAAAACAGTGTATTGGCAGTATAGACAAAGGTCTGAATCACATTCATATTTAAAACCTCACAAATGGGCATTGTACGAAAAGCGGGTGCCGGTCGAGGGGTGGGTCAGGTCTTGCTGTTACTCTGGGGGTCTCTGAGGCGATGTCCATTGCTTTAATTGGGGAACTGTGAGATCTGAccttttatattgttttttttgcactttttatGCACAGTACACACAGCATTGCCTATAGCTGTATCCCTTTTGTCAGCGCTCCCCTCTTCTTTTTTCCAACGCTTGCATAATATCCTGAACGAGGTTCTTCAGAGGGTAGAACGAAGACAAAAGGAGTCTTTGTTTACCACTTTTTTACTGCACTGTAGTCACAGTTTCTGCACTGCACTACATTGCACTTTAATCTTGTAAGCATTGATTCGAACGCATTGTTTTTGTTTTCGCCAAatataacatttctcattgattCAAAatagttctacctttgactcatctgtccagagaacattgttccagaagtcttgtggatcatctgtgTGCTCTTTGACTTCAGATGGGCAGCCTCCTGGCTATCCtgccatgaacaccattcttgttcagtctttttctgatagttgagtaatGAACACTcgcattagccaaggcgagagtggcctgcagatccttggatgttactctggggttctttgtgacttcctggatgattttccgatttgttcttggagagattttcataggatgaccgctcctgggtagagtgactgtgtggtcttgaactttctcaatTTGTAtactatctgtctgacagtggattggtggagccccacaTCCTTAGAAATAACTCTTTCTAGagtgatgagcatcaataactgcttttctgaggtgctcagatttcttttgatcgtggcatgatgtgtttccacacacctgtatgttaAAGAACAAACACAACATTTCTGATCACAAAGTTTgtgtggggcctcccaaactcacacctgaagagctacctaattatttaaacacctgattccaaTTATCCCCTCTAATGTAGCTGATAAAAaaacagggtttcacttacttttgcacatactctAACTCTTAATTATTTCCTGTTTgtttaattcatacatcattttgattAAAaatacatggaattggttaatataaaccctattggatatttcaGAAAAGGCTTGTTTTGAGTCAAGATGGTTattatggaaaaactatggaatttccataattatcattggggttcataaactcgcgtgtgtgtgtgtgtgtatgtgtgtgtgtatgtatgtatgtatgtatgtatatatatatatatatatatatatatatatatatatatatatatatatatataatttcccagaatcccttgctgcagtggaagtgctgtatgctgggtgataatggggaaaggcggggttgcagacctgcctaagacatgcagatgagcatacagttgtatttgcatatttgctttcctgtggagggtttttgtcactttttttactcaccataacttaactcagtattatggtatagcctatcccatagcctcttttgcatgcccagttaaaatcaaccccacactgatgagacccatcaaggtcgaaacagctgtctgtgggtggttttctgggtatgcaccttaaccctggctgtgctcaaagctgtgaccatgcagcaagcttaagcctatagggaaccatgttaaaaatggttattgaggcaaaaagtgacaccgtgtgctcatttgcatgtcatttcccagaatcccttgctgcagtggaagtgctgtatgctgggtgataatggggaaaggcggggttgcagatgcgcatacagttgtatttgtgtatatatatatatatacgtaaatTGTGTTTGTTTTCCAGCAGATACGTTATATTTTGTAAAGTGGTCACTTCAGCCCCTCTATTCCTTGTACAACTACGCACTTATTGCAATATCATTTTAGATGCTTGCAATGTATTTCAAAAATTTtgctaactatatatatatatatatatatatatatatatatatatatatatatatatatatatatatatatatatatatatatatatatacacacacacacacataccgcatcttcatgagccactaccctgacacaagagaactcttcccatgagtgctaaagcccATGTCTATTAATACTgcactatatgaatgcacacacacctgtctcttacacatacaaatgtactatggaattctatccctatataccaatagggactacatagtagccacacacataaacagaaatgcaacaccctcttacatttctacacctacccacaccattgttatacactccccctccacacaaaccttttgtaaagcgctgtatacactgtgggcactttattaaTTAGGATTtatgcacatacacatgcattcCCTTACATCAtaagcattcagggaccatttaacaccttcagtCATAAAgttgcatactgcacagggggaggggtaGGCTTcactcacagataacattccagttgCCTTATTTGTAAGTTCTTTTGGCTTAATcaattgtagtgtgtgtgtgtgtgtgtgtgtgtgtgtgtgtgtgtgtgtgtgtgtgtgtgtgtgtgtgtgtgtgtgtgtgtgtgtgtgtgtgtggtcttaATGCTGGCACGCTGGTGAATACTGTCCTTCTCCTCTCCTTGAACTGCGAATTAGTGATTAGCATAGAAGAGGgccagtatttatcagcgcactaTCATTAAGCCGCTAAAGGAGCAGGGAGAAGCTTTAGTCCATATCAGCAACTTCTCCACTCCCTTTGCATTTGGGCGAGAGTGAATTTGTGGGGTGGCCAGCAGTTGAGGGCCACAGGTAAAGCCCCCAAGGGACTCATGTGGCACTTGGGCCCACCAGTGCTCTAGTACCTCATGGAATGGAGAACTTAATTTGACCTGTTTTTTGTGACTACGTATCTATATACAGTGGATGTTCCGTGTTAATGTATGCACCTGTCACCACATATCCAGTTGCCCTTGTGAGATATCTTTTGAGGACAACATATCCAGCGGAAAAAGGACCTGTCTTGCAGTACCCAATGTGCTCTATAGGTTATTCACCTCATGCATGTTATGTCTCGCATGAATGCAATAATAGCAGTCTCCACAAATTTTTGGATGTTGGATATTTacgtccatatttactaagtaataAACCATACGATTACTTCCAACACCAGTAGACACCTTGTGGCTTATTGAACTGAATGGACCATACGTGGTTTTGCAGCACaggtcttgtggaatagcacccATGAAGTATGGATCTTAATGTTGAAGAATTGTTTATTTCAGATTCTTACAGATCTAcagtatgtgatttttttttttagcattactCCAGGAGATAATAATCATAAAGACTAGTTTGTTTATGCAATCTTTAATTTCAGTTGAAAAGATGCTAACAATCTAGTAATCGGGTAGAAATTTGTGTATAGTATAAGGCACAACTGGCCTTTTTGCACACACATGATGAGAAGGAAAGACGGTCAACTGAGAGAACCAACATTGTCACACACTTTTCTTTTGACCGTGTGTTACCGTATTTTCCTTGGGCACTACTACTTGGAACTTAACAAAACATTCTGTAGCTTTCATGGGCCTGCAGGCAGTGGATGTGTGTTTGAATCTTTTGTTTGTTCTTTAAGCATTCAATAACCTGTTTAATTTTTCTCCAGGGTTACCTGTGCTTGCCATACATGGCACTGCAGCAGCATCACCTACTCTCCGACGTGAGCATCCGGGGTTTTGTAGCTGGGGCCACAAACATCCTTTTTCGTCAACAGAAGCATCTGAGTGACGCCATTGTTGAGGTGGGCACTACATGTTCTTTGGATTTTTATCTCAGTCTCAAAGTATATATTTTTACCAGGGAGGctgtttacatacatacacacacacacacacacacacacacacacacacacacacacacacacacacacacacacacacacacacatctcatgttgatgatcttccaggtactttGTCTGCAAGCCCCTCTATTCCATGTTAAGACAACAAATCTCCTAATTTCATCCTTACATCTTCCTTTGTCATCTGTCTTTTGATATCCCTTAGAACCCATTAAAGCAGGGGCTCGCAATcttttcctgctctcctcccctgcttgcgctccccccctccccccgcgctcgGCTCCAGCGTCAATTGATGCTGTGGGGGTCATGTGATGCCACATGCCCAAcgcgatgtcacgtgacccctcgGGTAACCATGACGATGCgttgctggaagccaaggtaagttagttacagaggcctcgcacggtccctcTGCATTTCGTTTAAATGCCCTGGGGGACAGCGCGAGACCTCTTTAACTGCTTGCCCCCCTCCCCATAAAATCTCAGGGCGCGCCCCCCTGCAATAGAGTATCATCTATGTCCGACGATGGCCTACTGCCATTTTAATTATTTCACCCTTGTGACGATGTCACAGACCTCGGTTTGCCTCCGAACCTATTAACTCTTCTTCCTGTCACATCATATGTCCCAGCATATTGCAGCTTGTAAACAAACTGCATAGGTGGATGACGGGCTGGTGCATGTTTTCCTCAGTCGTTCTAAATCAGAGTGGCTTCCATATTTTCCGTCCATGGCTTCTTCATTACGTTTTCATCATTCAGTGTGGTTCTCGTCAACCCAGGTAGAAGAAGCTCGACTCCAGATTCATGATCCTGATCTGAGGAAGATTCTGAACCCTACGACGGCCGACCTCCGATTCACTGACAACCTGGTAAAGCATGTAACCGAAAACCGGGACGACGTGTTTCTGGACGGCACAGGCTGGGAGGGAGGAGACGAATGGATCAGGGCACAGTTCGCTCTCTACCTCCATTCAATGCTTTCTGCCACTGCACAGCCAGGTAAAAATATCTAGACGGCAAAGACAGCTATATCTGTGATACCTTATCTAAATAACCTATTCTGTCATTAAGCATGTTACTGTGGGACACTTACAGTTTAGCAAAATAATGACCCTCATTCTACTAAAGCAGCTGAGCGCAATTTCAGACTACAATACACCGACAAAAAGTCATTGTATAATTACCTTCATTTTTATTACCATTAATCATCAGTAATGTTATCTAGGTTTATGCTGCAAACCTATAGCGCAGCTGAAGGAAGGCGAGTCTGACACACGGACGTTTCTCAGAGTCGTTTTATTTACGCACAACGCACAGTTAGGATTAATAGCATTGCCCTGCCTCAGTGTGAGGAGGACAAGCAGCCGGGTCTAGACAAATAATCGCTCTCAAAGCACCAGTATATGTACTTGTAAGAAAGCATTAACCCTACATCATTCACACGTCGTGTCATATTTCCCCGCCCCTAACTTTATCTTCTGTTATTTCCCTTCCTTGGGTTTGTGTGGTCTTGTTTCTGTGTTAATTGCAAAAGGACTGGCAGAGCACTACTACCAATGCAAGTATAGTACCCACATAATAAACCTGTATATTACAGCTGGAGCTCCCTGGAGTCAATGAAAGTACTAAATGCAAAGAAGAAGAAAGTTGTAAGTCCCATAGAGCAGGTCCTACTAAAACTCCAAACTGGGGCACACAAATATGGGAACCAAAACGTAAGCTTTATTATACAAATAGCTGAAtggagacagacagactgactaAGATAAAAGCACTAAAAACATATAGCGTATCGTCTCCCTAGGCTGTATAAACTCGAACATATGCAAATAGCAAAAAAGAGATAATAGGGACTCCTATATATACCACAATACAAGGAATGAATACCTATAATGAGCCCTATTATACTAAAAAATCACTACCAGTGTAAATAAACCTCACGGTGATCTCAATCCATAGGAAGAGGACAGAAGTGGTGTATACCTCACCCaacaaaggggagaggagggtatgCAAATGTAACTAGCTGAGAAATGCAATGTCTCTAATccaaagcgtgtgtgtgtgtgtttgtgtgtgtgtgtgtgtgtgtgtattgtattgtatgtctttatttatatagcgccattaatgtacatagcgcttcacagtagtgtgtgtgtgtgtgtgtgtgtgtgtgtgtgtgtgtgtgtgtgtgtgtgtgtgtgtgtgtgtgtgtgtgtgtgtgtgtgtgtgtgtgtacagatatCAGCAGAATAGAAGAAAGCTAAAGTGGAAAAGCAGTagcaaaaaatacaatatatgtgccctGTGTACAGTAAATGTCACAAATCTACCCAGAGGTGATAGTGGGTAAAACTGTGAAACACGGAGTAACATAAAGGAGCAATTATGGTGAACTGGCAATATGAACATACGAAACTGCCCTCTCTATAATTTAAATGATCATGATAAATCATATATTAAAGTGAAAGAGAGAACAGATAGCCAAGGCTCTAATCAAAACAAAAAACCTAGATTTAACCAGGTGGGTAGGCTAATGCAGTCCTTACCGAGCCTGTGAATAGACAATTCAAATACACTACGCTACTGCTGATCAAGTGTTAAAGTCCTAATGCAAAAAATTCCCTTATTCCTGCCAAGCGGCACAGATGACATGCATCCTAGCACTCAGACAGAATACAGAGTCCCTTAGGAGCACTTAGCACAGCGGCATCAGCTGTTACTTGCCGAAGCGATGAGATGGCAAAAGCGGAGTCCTACATAAGGAATAGCACTACCAGTGCCTTCTGTCTGCTGCTGGAGTATAACTTGCGTGAGATTTGCAGAGTAGATCTAGGCAGCAACATCAGCTGTTCAGCGCCGAGGTAATCCGGTAACAAACACCGAGCTTTGCATGGAGAGTAGCCGGTGCTTGCTGCCCCCTGCTTCCATTCAACTTGCGTCTAACTGCGAGGCTGGTCAAAGTACTGTAGTTGGGTATAAGGGTAAGGTAGCGTGGAGACGATGAGAGCGCACACCCAAGGCGGCGTTTTGCCAGGAACGGCTTTGTAAGGGACTTGTTTCTGTATTAGCAGATTTGTGGTTAGTCAGGTCATTGTGAAGCAAACATCTTCGTCTTCCGGCAAGATTTGCCTGTGGGGAATGTCAGTTTAGCAATGAACTTTATGCCGTTCTCACAAGTTTCATGCAGGTGTATATTGCCTATACCTTTTATTAGACATCTGGCTTATCTTCTTAAAAACAACCTTATTCTGCATTGAAGCATTAACCCATCATTGGCTGTCTCATGATTCCACAGTTTCATCACATCAGTCTCCCTCTTAAAGGGTCTTACAGTCCAAAGCCCAACCACTGCCAAACACAATAGTGTGTAAAATCAGTAATataacatacacacaaaaagaaaaatataagGTAACGTGTATAACATAGAAC encodes the following:
- the AVL9 gene encoding late secretory pathway protein AVL9 homolog: MDAHGWEESPGGRNSREGPVLHIVVVGFHHKKGCQVEFSYPPLIPGEGHDSHVLPEEWKYLPFLALPDGAHNFQEDTVFFHLPPRSGDRRTVYGVSCYRQIEAKALKVRLADVTRETVQKSVCVLSQLPLYGLLQAKLQLITHAYFEEKDFSQISILKELYEHMNGSLGGSVLEGSQLYLGLSPRDLILQFRHKVLILFKLILLEKRVLFYVSPVNRLVGALMTVLSLYPGMLEHGLIDSSQYRPRKSTSEEMEFRSVAPSEDYISPSATQMSSAKEEERGHSESFLVEINKAEEPIFHPEVDTNGSVEHLRPPSHTSPESFESDWETLDPSILEECITKEGDTGSMETGQAEIRTKDSVTSGSVPITVQPQSNTGQTILIPGLISGLEEDQYGMPLAVFTKGYLCLPYMALQQHHLLSDVSIRGFVAGATNILFRQQKHLSDAIVEVEEARLQIHDPDLRKILNPTTADLRFTDNLVKHVTENRDDVFLDGTGWEGGDEWIRAQFALYLHSMLSATAQPDNEKMLPDYGSAFVGAWKITHNYRVWNSNKHPALAEVNPSHPFHGQYSVSDVKLRFSHSVQNSERGKKIGNAVATTSRNMVQTGKVVGQTVGGALNSAKSAMSSWLSTFTQSPTQEPLEEKH